A window from Chrysemys picta bellii isolate R12L10 chromosome 2, ASM1138683v2, whole genome shotgun sequence encodes these proteins:
- the IMPA1 gene encoding inositol monophosphatase 1, whose translation MADPWQQCMDYAVTLARKAGEVVREALKEEISIMVKSSPADLVTVTDQKVEKMIISSIKEKYPSHSFIGEESVAAGEGSTLTDNPTWIIDPIDGTTNFVHRFPFVAVSIGFVVNKKIEFGVVYSCVEDKMYTGRKGKGAFCNGQKLRVSGQEDITKSLLVTEMGSNREPETLKIVLSNMERLLSIPVHGIRAVGTAAVNMCLVATGGADAYYEMGIHCWDMAGAGIIITEAGGVLLDVSGGPFDLMSRRIIAASSRAIGERIAKELQIIPLQRDDATN comes from the exons ATGGCTGATCCTTGGCAACAATGCATGGATTATGCAGTTACTTTAGCAAGAAAGGCTGGAGAG GTAGTCCGGGAAGCATTGAAAGAGGAAATATCCATTATGGTTAAAAGCTCACCAGCAGATCTAGTGACAGTCACTGATCAAAAAGTGGAAAAAATGATTATTTCTTctataaaagaaaaatatcctTCTCACAG TTTCATTGGAGAAGAATCTGTTGCAGCTGGAGAAGGCAGTACCTTGACAGACAATCCCACGTGGATTATTGACCCTATTGATGGAACTACTAACTTTGTACACAG gttTCCATTTGTGGCAGTTTCGATTGGCTTTGTTGTCAACAAAAag ATTGAATTTGGAGTTGTATACAGTTGTGTGGAAGACAAAATGTACACTGGCAGGAAAGGAAAAGGTGCATTTTGCAACGGTCAGAAGCTTCGAGTATCAGGACAAGAAG ATATTACAAAATCACTTTTAGTAACAGAAATGGGATCTAACCGTGAACCAGAGACTTTAAAGATAGTTCTTTCTAACATGGAAAGGCTTCTCAGTATTCCTGTTCATGG GATTAGAGCTGTTGGTACAGCAGCTGTAAACATGTGCCTTGTGGCAACTGGTGGAGCCGATGCATATTATGAGATGGGCATTCATTGCTGGGATATGGCAGGAGCTGGAATTATCATTACTGAAGCAGGTGGAGTGCTGCTGGATGTATCAG GAGGACCATTTGATTTGATGTCACGAAGAATAATTGCTGCAAGTAGTCGAGCCATAGGAGAGAGAATAGCCAAAGAGCTTCAGATAATCCCCCTACAAAGGGACGATGCCACAAATTGA